One Aquarana catesbeiana isolate 2022-GZ linkage group LG04, ASM4218655v1, whole genome shotgun sequence genomic region harbors:
- the LOC141141196 gene encoding nodal homolog 2-A-like: MELNASFTPQENIHSKGLKIPLYMMQLYKTLIMDNHTDSHMLEHPILLESDSVLSLTAKHCSEMDSIWEISFDMTSMDAHNELKLAELRILPSPLRSFNNITLNIYHTTGGRKKIFIGSLQSASTITPYSTWKAYNLTNIIRNYLHHPGTASKASEKVNNTSDGSMSSKCNGIANEKVILVVFSKDKQSLSPYGSPSIIKDVESSKYVKAENDTIRKSDNRRHRRSWDAEKSIIRNSVPFKAEENGNYCRKVDMFVDFEVIGWAEQILHPKRFNAYRCEGSCPVPLNEFFKPSNHAYIKSLVNFYNPDKMGCMLCAPVKMKPLSMLIYEKKNLVLKHHEDMVVEECGCT; this comes from the exons ATGGAACTGAATGCTTCTTTTACACCTCAGGAAAATATTCATTCCAAAGGTCTGAAGATTCCTCTGTACATGATGCAGCTCTACAAGACTCTCATCATGGACAACCACACTGATTCACACATGCTGGAACATCCGATTCTCTTGGAATCAGATTCAGTGCTAAGTCTTACTGCAAAAC ACTGTTCTGAAATGGATAGTATTTGGGAAATTTCATTTGACATGACTTCAATGGATGCACACAATGAGCTGAAGCTGGCCGAACTAAGAATACTCCCATCACCTTTGAGGAGCTTCAACAACATAACACTGAACATTTACCATACCACAGGTGGTAGAAAAAAGATCTTCATTGGTTCATTACAGTCTGCCTCAACTATAACACCGTATTCCACATGGAAAGCATATAACCTGACAAACATTATTAGGAACTACCTTCACCACCCTGGAACTGCCAGCAAAGCATCAGAAAAGGTCAACAATACATCAGATGGTAGTATGAGCTCTAAATGTAATGGAATAGCAAATGAAAAAGTCATACTGGTGGTGTTTTCAAAGGACAAACAATCTCTCAGTCCTTATGGGTCTCCAAGCATCATCAAGGATGTTGAATCCTCAAAGTATGTCAAAGCAGAGAATGATACCATTAGGAAATCTGACAATAGAAGACATCGGAGAAGCTGGGATGCAGAGAAAAGCATAATTAGAAACAGTGTTCCTTTCAAAGCTGAAGAAAATGGAAATTACTGTAGGAAAGTGGACATGTTTGTGGATTTTGAAGTAATTGGGTGGGCAGAGCAGATTCTCCACCCGAAAAGATTTAATGCCTACCGCTGTGAGGGATCCTGCCCTGTACCTCTGAATGAATTTTTCAAACCATCAAACCATGCCTACATAAAG AGTCTTGTGAACTTTTACAATCCTGATAAAATGGGATGCATGCTGTGTGCACCTGTAAAAATGAAGCCATTGTCCATGTTAATATACGAAAAGAAGAATCTTGTCCTCAAACATCACGAAGACATGGTTGTGGAAGAGTGTGGTTGTACATGA